GAATCGACGAATTTCATCTGCCTTTATGCCTGCCTTCTTAGCTGCTAATAATAAATGGACCCATTCTACGTCTACATCAATGACCTGCTGTTCTCTGTTGCTTCCCTGGTTGGACTTGTCCAAAAAATCTCCTCCTAAGATTTTACGTCCCCAGGCAATCCGGCTGTCATAGTATTTCTACCTTAGACCCGCGACTTTGTGCCCCTGCCTTTCGGCAGGTTTACCTTTTACTGGACCCTTTACACGAAAGGATCTGGTTATAAAATATATGAAAACGCTAACTGCAATAACATTATACTATAGTAAAGTGGAAAAGTGTGTCGATTTCTGAGTAGTTTCTCTGTTAAAAGCAAAAAATAAAAGATTTTTTTTAGGATTTCCTGTCCTATTATCACGATACCCGTCCAATTCAAAAAATTAATTAAGCCAATATAATGATGCCTTCCTCTCATTTAGTTAAAATTAAGGATAATAGAATCATTTTAGTAGGTCTTTAGAATGGGTAATAGTAAAGAACACCTCTTTTTTTAGTAGAACAAGCTAACCCATACCATTTTGCGAACGTATTGGACGAAAGAATGAATTGATTACACGTGTGGAAAGTAGCACAATAAGATGAGAAATGAAACCGCAATCATCACAGCTCCAGTAAGCGTTGACACAAAATGTCACGTATGGAGTTCATCCGTTAAGGAGGATGTATTCATGGCAGCCAAAGAGCCCTATAACGAATCCATTTGGAGTAAGTATTACGGACCCAATTTAGGCTACATTCAAGAAAGATATGAACAGTTTGTGAAAGATCCATCCACCGTAGAAAATAACTATCGCGAGCTTTTTACGAATTCGGGTCCCCCACCATTAACACCGGATAGCGAACCGGCTCCACAGCCTCGCATTTCGGGAGACACCGAATGGCTTAGAAAGGCAGTAAGAGCTTCCAAGCTAATCGCTAATATTCGTATATATGGCCATATGGCCGCTGAAATTGATCCGCTTGAGCGGGATCACAATCCTATGGCTAAATATCTCGAGCTCGAAACCTATGAGCTGACTCGTGAGGATCTGATTGCACTACCTGCCACGCTCATTTGGGAGAATGCGCCGAATGATGTGCATACTGGCTGGGATGCTGTTCAGCGTATGCGTCAGGCATATACCAAGACGATCGCCTATGAATTCGGGCATGTACATGAAGAACAGGAACTGAAATGGTTGAACAGACAGGCAGAATCCACAAGCTCACCAGCACCTTTAAATAATTCAGAACGCAAAGAGCTACTGAATCGCCTGATCCAAGTAGAGCAATTCGAAACCTTCCTCCACAAGACCTTTGTGGGCCAAAAACGTTTCAGCCTGGAAGGCAATGACGCTCTTGTTCCGATGCTTGATGAAATCGTACGTGCTGCTGCACATGACGGCGCAGAGCATATCCTAATGGGCATGGCGCATCGCGGCCGTCTCAACGTTCTTGCACATATTTTGAACAAACCTTATGATATTATATTTTCAGAGTTTCATCATTCTCCGAACAAGGAGCTTTTCCCTTCTGAGGGCTCTACAGGCATTAACTATGGCTGGACGGGTGATGTGAAATACCATCTCGGTGCAGACCGTGCTGTCCGTGAAGGAGAAACCGTACGCACAAGAATAACACTAGCGAATAACCCAAGTCACTTGGAATTCGTCAATCCTGTCGTGGAAGGCTTCACTCGTGCTGCTCAAGAAGATCGGAGCACAGCCGGATTGCCGAAGATTGATACCAGTAAAGCTATTGCAGTCCTGATGCATGGCGATGCCGCTTTTCCAGGTGAAGGGATTGTTGCAGAAACACTTAATATTGGCAAACTTCAAGGTTATCAGAATGGTGGGACGATCCATATTATTGTTAATAACCGGATCGGCTTTACGACAGAAAGTGAAGACTCCCGTTCAACGCATTATGCGAGTGACATCGCCAAAGGATATGAAATCCCGATTGTCCATGTCAATGCCGATGATCCCGAGGCCTGTATATCAGCCGTTCGCTTAGCTAGCGCATATCGCCACCAATTTAAAAAGGATTTCGTGATTGATCTCATCGGCTACCGCCGTCATGGTCATAACGAGATGGATGATCCTGACACTACACAGCCAATTGTCTACAGTAAGGTGCGCAAACACCCAACCGTCTACAAGGTCTATGCGGAGCGACTACAGCGTGAAAAGATTCTTACAGCCGATGATGTTAAAGCGATGAACGCTGCAGCAGAAAGCGTATTGCAACGTGCTTACGATAGCATGAAGGAAGGCAATCACAAGAAAAAAGAACCAAAAGCCTTCATTCCTCTTCAAACGGAGCGCTCAGCGGCAGGCACTACAACCGTACCGATCACCACTTTGCAAGAGATCAATCGTGAGCTGCTGACCGTTCCTGATGGATTCCAAGTCTATCCGAAGCTAGAGCGAATTCTGCAGCGTCGCAAGGATGCGCTGAATGATGGTGAGAAGGTCGACTGGGCACTCGCTGAGTCTCTCGCCTTCGCAACCATTCTGAAGGATGGAACGCCTATTCGACTTAGCGGTCAGGATGCACAGCGCGGCACCTTCGCACACCGCCATCTGGTGCTGCACGACAGCAAGACAGGAGAATTATTCTCTCCGCTTCATCAGCTAAGTGATTCCCGCGCTTCCTTTGGCGTATACAACAGTCCGCTATCAGAAGCATCAGTACTAGGCTTTGAGTATGGTTATAACGTGTTCGCACCAGAAACCTTCGTGATCTGGGAAGCACAATATGGCGATTTCGCCAATGCAGGTCAAGTTATTTTTGACCAATTCATTGCCGCTGGACGCGCCAAATGGACGCAGCGCAGCAATCTTGTCATCATGCTGCCTCATGGCTATGAAGGACAGGGACCTGAGCATTCCAGTGGTAGATTGGAACGCTTCCTGCAATTATCTGCAGAAGAGAACTGGACCGTTGCCAACTTGACCAGCGCCTCTCAGTATTTCCATCTCTTGCGGCGCCAAGCGGCGTTATGCGGACAGGAAGATGCTAGACCGCTAGTCATTATGACGCCAAAGAGTCTCATTCGTAATGCGCGCAGCACTTCTGCCGGAACCGAGCTCGCCTCCGGACAATTCCAGCCTGTATTATCAGAGCCTCTACTAGGCCAAAAACCAGGTGAGGTTAAGCGTCTCGTAGTCTGCAGCGGTAAAGTAGCCATCGATATACAAACCGAACTGGAAGCTGCTTCAGACAAAGATTGGTCTTGGTTGCATGTGCTTCGCCTAGAGCAACTCTATCCGTTCCCAGAACTTGAATTGAGTGCTCACCTAAGCTCCTTCCCATCCCTTCAGGAAATCGTCTGGGTGCAAGAAGAGCCGAAGAATATGGGCGGATGGAGTTACACCGAACCTCGGTTACGCGCCATCGCACCGCAAAACACTAGCGTGAGATATATCGGACGTCCGGAACGTTCCAGTCCCGCGAGTGGTTATGCAGATGTTCATAGCTTTGAACAGCGCAGAATTGTTTCAGAGGCCCTAAAAGCAAATTCACAAGTACAAACAGCTGTACCGTCTTCTTAAGAGGACGGTATCACAATAGCGTAAACCATTATGTTTGGGGAGGTAACGGCCTGTGTCAGAAATCTTAGTACCCGATCTGGGAGAATCTATATCCGAAGGAACCATCTACAAATGGCTGGTTAAAGAAGGCGACACGGTAGGTCAAGGTGATGTGCTTGCTGAGTTAGAGACGGATAAAGTCAATCTGGAAATTAGTGCGGAGGTGGAGGGTGTCATCTCCTCCATCCTACGTCAAGCGGGCGAGAATGTAGCCGTTGGCGAAGCCATCGGTATCATTGGAGCCGCTAGCGGTAGTAAACCGCAGGCCGCTGAGAGCAAAGCGCCTGAAGCGGCACCGGCAAGCGGCAGCGCAGCAGCCGCACCTGTAGCTGTAGCTGTAGCTGCGCCCGAAGTCGCTGTAGCGGGTGGCGAAAGCCCCGCTGCACTGGCATCGCCGGGCGCACGCAAGCTGGCACGGGAGCGCGGCATCGACCTCGGCGATGTTAGCGCCCGTGATCCTATCGGCCGGATTGGTCAGGCCGATGTGTCTGGCCATGGTGCAGCAGCGCCGCAGGCCGCTGCACCGGTAGCTCCGGCGCCGCAAGGCAAGCCGGAGAAAGCGTTGCCGGCAGCGAGCAAAGCCGCGCCGGAGGACGGCAAGAACGTGGAGCGCAAGCGCATGTCGCGCAGACGGCTCACGATTGCCAGCCGCTTGGTAGAAGCGCAGCAGACCGCTGCCATGCTTACCACCTTCAACGAGGTGGACATGACCGCGATCCTCGACATCCGTAAGCGCCGCAAGGATGCTTTTAAAGAGAAGCATGAAGTTGGACTGGGCTTCATGTCCTTCTTCACCAAAGCCGTGATCGGTGCGCTGAAGACCTATCCACTGCTGAACGCTGAGATCGACGGTGAAGATCTGGTCGTTAAGAAATTCTACGACATCGGAATTGCTGTTGCAGCCAAAGAAGGTCTGGTGGTTCCGGTTGTCCGTGACGCGGATCGACTGAGCTTCCCGGAAATCGAACGCCAAATTGGCGAACTCGCTTCCAAAGCACGCGCCAACACACTCAGCCTCTCCGAGCTGCAAGGCGGAACATTTACCATAACAAACGGCGGTGTATTCGGTTCCCTGTTATCCACCCCGATTCTGAATACCCCTCAAGTAGGTATTCTAGGGATGCATAAGATTCAGCTGCGCCCAATCGCGTTGGACGAAGAAAGAACCGTTAACCGACCAATGATGTATATCGCCCTTTCCTACGATCACCGGATCGTTGACGGCTCTGAAGCGGTAAGCTTCCTCGTCAAAGTGAAGGAATTGCTGGAGGATCCAGAAGCACTGCTGCTGGAAGGCTAATGCTGGTCGACTTTTCGACTTAAGAATATAAAGAAGGTATCCCTAAAGCTTCGCATTAGGGATACCTTCTTTTATATCTGGATCAACTTGCTACCTTCCTTGCATATGATCTAACTGTATTTTATACACTTATTTATTTCTTCCACGAACACTTTGCCACCATGCATAATCGATGCTGAGATACCTATAAAAGCATTGTTCTTCGAATAAATTGCACTGATCCGGTCGCTTCGGACCGAGGAGACCCTATTTCCGAAAAATAAGCAGTTTCCGCATACGTTCGGACTCAGATGCAGCTATTCTCTCAAAATCACCCCAATTATACACATTTAGAGACTAATAAGAGCTATACAGTCCGTAACCCTAGCAAAATGAGCTAAAAATCAATAATAGCTGCAATACGGTCCGTTAGCTCCTCCAATGTTCTCCAACTGAGTAATCCATTCTGAATTCAGACCCTCTTAGTTTTTCATTTCGCCCGCTCCACCAATTCAGCGAGCTGCTGCCCACCAACAAAAAAAGACGTACAACTGTGTGAGCTTGTACGTCTCTGTTTAGATTAATTAGTTATCTTACACTCTTAGGCCGCTTAGGCCGTCCGTTCCGTAGCTTTGAGTCGAAGCGCCTTCTTCTCTTCTACCTTCTCCACCGGCGATTTCAGAGAAATCGCGATGATGCAGGCCAGCAGGCACAAGAGGCCGAAGATGACGAAGGTAGGTTTGAACCCGCCCAAGAAGACGGCGATGAACGAACCAGAAAGGGCACCGATACCGAAACCTTGGTAGACAACTCCATAGTTCTTACTGTGATTCTTCAGTCCAAAGAAGTCACTAACAATGGCCGGGAACACTGTGATATTCCCCCCGAAGCAAAACGCTATGGCTGCCACACAAGTGAAGAAAAGCCCAAAATTCAAGGTCGCATAGCTAAGGGTCAACATAGCGGCTGCCGTTACAGCAAGCGAAGCGCCTACCAGCTTCAAACGGCTCATTTTGTCAGACAAAGCACCCAGAATTAAACGTCCAGCGGTATTAAAAATCGCAATCATCGCTACCGCACTAGCTGCCGTCTGCACATCAAGCCCAGCCAGCTGTACGCCAATATCTTTTACAATACCGATCAAATACAGGCCACACATACAAGCGGTGAAGAAAATGATGAACAGGAGATAAGCTTCTTTTGTACGCAGCATTTCTTTTACCGTGTAATCTTTTTGTCCAGTTAGAGCCGAAGTCGATTTCGCACCCATTGATGCCACTTGTACCGGAGCCTCTCTTACAAGCAAGGCACCGATCACAATCATCGCCATAACGATCATGCCCCAATACATAAATGTATTAGACACACCCACGGAGTCGATCAAACCACCATTGATATATTTAAAAATCAAGCTCCCCGTTCCGTAAGCACCCACGGACACACCAGAGATTAAACCTTTATTATTCGGAAACCATTTGATTAAGTTAGATAATGAAGTGATGTAAGCAGTACCGTCTGCAAAGCCCACAATCACACCAGCCAGTACATAGAACATTAGAAGCGAATTCGCCTGAGAGCTAAGGATTAATCCAAGACCAAGCATGATCCCTGCGGCAGCAGTCAACCGACGAAGACCGAAACGATCTTGCAATTTCCCTGCGAACAAAGTCGCGAAAGCGAGTGCAAAGCTCGTGATCGAAAACGTAATAGAAACAGAGTTGAGCTCCCATCCGAATTTTGTTACCAGATGTGCATTGAACAAGCTCCATGTATAAATGGTACCTAGACCCATCTGCATAATTACTGTTCCTAATACGATAAGCCACCGTTTGGCGTTTTTATTGTCCATCGTCGAAGTCATGGTCTATTCCTTCTTTCTCTCTTGTTGTCTGCTACATGAGCTTCTATTGCCTCTTTATTGTAGCTAAACCAACGGATGTTGAGAGAAATCTGGCATGAGATGACGAAAATGAAGAATGAACTGCATTTATATGCGCATGATCTGCCTGAATTCTTTTACCTTGCTACGACTTACCGGCACTTCAAAATCCAAATCATGCAGGCGCAGCAAGTACGTA
This window of the Paenibacillus sp. FSL R10-2734 genome carries:
- a CDS encoding anti-repressor SinI family protein; amino-acid sequence: MDKSNQGSNREQQVIDVDVEWVHLLLAAKKAGIKADEIRRFFHEKTVQAVQ
- a CDS encoding 2-oxoglutarate dehydrogenase E1 component; translated protein: MAAKEPYNESIWSKYYGPNLGYIQERYEQFVKDPSTVENNYRELFTNSGPPPLTPDSEPAPQPRISGDTEWLRKAVRASKLIANIRIYGHMAAEIDPLERDHNPMAKYLELETYELTREDLIALPATLIWENAPNDVHTGWDAVQRMRQAYTKTIAYEFGHVHEEQELKWLNRQAESTSSPAPLNNSERKELLNRLIQVEQFETFLHKTFVGQKRFSLEGNDALVPMLDEIVRAAAHDGAEHILMGMAHRGRLNVLAHILNKPYDIIFSEFHHSPNKELFPSEGSTGINYGWTGDVKYHLGADRAVREGETVRTRITLANNPSHLEFVNPVVEGFTRAAQEDRSTAGLPKIDTSKAIAVLMHGDAAFPGEGIVAETLNIGKLQGYQNGGTIHIIVNNRIGFTTESEDSRSTHYASDIAKGYEIPIVHVNADDPEACISAVRLASAYRHQFKKDFVIDLIGYRRHGHNEMDDPDTTQPIVYSKVRKHPTVYKVYAERLQREKILTADDVKAMNAAAESVLQRAYDSMKEGNHKKKEPKAFIPLQTERSAAGTTTVPITTLQEINRELLTVPDGFQVYPKLERILQRRKDALNDGEKVDWALAESLAFATILKDGTPIRLSGQDAQRGTFAHRHLVLHDSKTGELFSPLHQLSDSRASFGVYNSPLSEASVLGFEYGYNVFAPETFVIWEAQYGDFANAGQVIFDQFIAAGRAKWTQRSNLVIMLPHGYEGQGPEHSSGRLERFLQLSAEENWTVANLTSASQYFHLLRRQAALCGQEDARPLVIMTPKSLIRNARSTSAGTELASGQFQPVLSEPLLGQKPGEVKRLVVCSGKVAIDIQTELEAASDKDWSWLHVLRLEQLYPFPELELSAHLSSFPSLQEIVWVQEEPKNMGGWSYTEPRLRAIAPQNTSVRYIGRPERSSPASGYADVHSFEQRRIVSEALKANSQVQTAVPSS
- the odhB gene encoding 2-oxoglutarate dehydrogenase complex dihydrolipoyllysine-residue succinyltransferase; this encodes MSEILVPDLGESISEGTIYKWLVKEGDTVGQGDVLAELETDKVNLEISAEVEGVISSILRQAGENVAVGEAIGIIGAASGSKPQAAESKAPEAAPASGSAAAAPVAVAVAAPEVAVAGGESPAALASPGARKLARERGIDLGDVSARDPIGRIGQADVSGHGAAAPQAAAPVAPAPQGKPEKALPAASKAAPEDGKNVERKRMSRRRLTIASRLVEAQQTAAMLTTFNEVDMTAILDIRKRRKDAFKEKHEVGLGFMSFFTKAVIGALKTYPLLNAEIDGEDLVVKKFYDIGIAVAAKEGLVVPVVRDADRLSFPEIERQIGELASKARANTLSLSELQGGTFTITNGGVFGSLLSTPILNTPQVGILGMHKIQLRPIALDEERTVNRPMMYIALSYDHRIVDGSEAVSFLVKVKELLEDPEALLLEG
- a CDS encoding OFA family MFS transporter, giving the protein MTSTMDNKNAKRWLIVLGTVIMQMGLGTIYTWSLFNAHLVTKFGWELNSVSITFSITSFALAFATLFAGKLQDRFGLRRLTAAAGIMLGLGLILSSQANSLLMFYVLAGVIVGFADGTAYITSLSNLIKWFPNNKGLISGVSVGAYGTGSLIFKYINGGLIDSVGVSNTFMYWGMIVMAMIVIGALLVREAPVQVASMGAKSTSALTGQKDYTVKEMLRTKEAYLLFIIFFTACMCGLYLIGIVKDIGVQLAGLDVQTAASAVAMIAIFNTAGRLILGALSDKMSRLKLVGASLAVTAAAMLTLSYATLNFGLFFTCVAAIAFCFGGNITVFPAIVSDFFGLKNHSKNYGVVYQGFGIGALSGSFIAVFLGGFKPTFVIFGLLCLLACIIAISLKSPVEKVEEKKALRLKATERTA